The Tripterygium wilfordii isolate XIE 37 chromosome 4, ASM1340144v1, whole genome shotgun sequence genome has a window encoding:
- the LOC119996614 gene encoding probable flavin-containing monooxygenase 1 isoform X3, with product MQKRVAIIGAGVSGLLACKYSVEKGFNPMVFEAEECVGGIWACTIESTELQNPKQGYQFSDFPWSSSVKEIFPNHTKVMEYLESYARHFGIYQYINFNSKVISIDYVGESNEEMESWSLWGGKGKPFCSKGKWLVEVQDTKICSRKVYEFEFVILCIGKYSGLPNIPEFPPNQGPEVFNGKVLHSMDYSAMDDARAKKLIEGKRVAVIGSLKSAVDIAAECANTNGAQYPCLMIQRTVHWTLPSSSLWGINIGYLYGNRFSQTLVHSSGQTFMSSLLVALLAPLRWGISKFAEIYTRWKLPLKKFNMLPEHSFLEDLFSCQTLKLPEKFYDKVEEGSIILKKSQNYRFCREGLIIDGETQTLQTDVVIFATGYNSDQKLSNIFKSLIFKKSVIGSQTSVVPLYRHIIHPRIPQLAVIGQLGLSSLGAAEIKCQWLAHFLDGNIELPSIREMEKDVVVWENHMKKYSGKYFMKGCALFTIWYNDQMCKDMGCKSRRKNGFFAEWFEPYSAMDYADLSRKK from the exons ATGCAGAAGCGGGTGGCGATAATCGGAGCAGGTGTAAGTGGTTTGCTTGCCTGTAAATATAGTGTAGAGAAAGGCTTCAATCCAATGGTGTTTGAAGCTGAAGAATGCGTTGGAGGGATTTGGGCTTGCACGATAGAATCCACCGAACTCCAGAATCCGAAACAAGGTTACCAGTTCTCTGATTTCCCTTGGTCTAGTTCTGTGAAAGAAATATTTCCTAATCATACTAAAGTGATGGAGTATCTTGAATCCTATGCTAGACACTTTGGCATCTATCAATACATTAATTTTAACTCCAAAGTCATCAGCATAGACTATGTTGGAGAGTCTAACGAGGAAATGGAGTCGTGGAGTCTTTGGGGCGGAAAGGGTAAGCCTTTTTGCTCTAAAGGGAAATGGCTTGTAGAAGTTCAGGACACCAAGATATGCTCCAGGAAG GTTTATGAATTTGAGTTTGTTATTCTTTGCATTGGAAAATACAGTGGCCTTCCGAACATTCCAGAATTCCCTCCAAATCAGGGCCCGGAAGTGTTCAATGGTAAGGTTCTGCATTCCATGGACTATTCTGCAATGGATGATGCAAGGGCGAAGAAATTGATAGAAGGGAAGAGGGTTGCAGTTATTGGTTCTCTGAAATCTGCAGTAGACATTGCAGCAGAATGTGCAAACACAAATG GAGCCCAATACCCTTGCCTGATGATTCAAAGAACTGTGCATTGGACTCTCCCTAGCAGCAGTTTATGGGGAATCAATATTGGTTACTTATATGGAAATCGTTTCTCACAAACTTTGGTTCATTCATCTGGCCAAACATTTATGTCCAGTCTTTTGGTTGCCTTGCTCGCTCCGCTG AGATGGGGAATCTCAAAGTTTGCTGAGATCTACACCAGATGGAAACTCCCCCTgaagaagtttaacatgcttcCAGAACACAGCTTTCTCGAGGACCTATTTTCATGTCAGACTTTAAAGCTGCCAGAAAAGTTTTATGACAAAGTTGAGGAAGGAAGCATCATTCTAAAGAAATCCCAAAACTACAGGTTCTGCAGAGAAGGTTTGATTATTGATGGAGAAACTCAAACACTACAAACAGATGTTGTGATTTTCGCCACAGGATACAACAGTGATCAGAAGCTCAGTAACATTTTCAAATCCCTTATCTTCAAGAAATCCGTAATCGGTTCACAAACCTCTGTAGTCCCTCTCTACAG GCATATAATCCACCCCAGAATTCCACAACTGGCAGTAATAGGACAGTTGGGACTGTCAAGTCTAGGTGCTGCTGAGATAAAATGCCAGTGGTTAGCACATTTCCTTGATGGAAATATTGAATTGCCAAGTATCAGGGAGATGGAAAAGGATGTCGTAGTGTGGGAAAATCACATGAAAAAATATTCCGGCAAATACTTCATGAAAGGATGCGCATTATTCACGATATGGTACAACGATCAGATGTGCAAAGATATGGGTTGCAAATCCAGAAGAAAGAATGGGTTTTTTGCAGAGTGGTTTGAACCATATAGTGCAATGGATTATGCAGATCTTAGTCGTAAGAAAtga
- the LOC119996614 gene encoding probable flavin-containing monooxygenase 1 isoform X2, producing the protein MKRVAIIGAGVSGLLACKYSVEKGFNPMVFEAEECVGGIWACTIESTELQNPKQGYQFSDFPWSSSVKEIFPNHTKVMEYLESYARHFGIYQYINFNSKVISIDYVGESNEEMESWSLWGGKGKPFCSKGKWLVEVQDTKICSRKVYEFEFVILCIGKYSGLPNIPEFPPNQGPEVFNGKVLHSMDYSAMDDARAKKLIEGKRVAVIGSLKSAVDIAAECANTNGAQYPCLMIQRTVHWTLPSSSLWGINIGYLYGNRFSQTLVHSSGQTFMSSLLVALLAPLRWGISKFAEIYTRWKLPLKKFNMLPEHSFLEDLFSCQTLKLPEKFYDKVEEGSIILKKSQNYRFCREGLIIDGETQTLQTDVVIFATGYNSDQKLSNIFKSLIFKKSVIGSQTSVVPLYRHIIHPRIPQLAVIGQLGLSSLGAAEIKCQWLAHFLDGNIELPSIREMEKDVVVWENHMKKYSGKYFMKGCALFTIWYNDQMCKDMGCKSRRKNGFFAEWFEPYSAMDYADLSLSRHSSVD; encoded by the exons ATg AAGCGGGTGGCGATAATCGGAGCAGGTGTAAGTGGTTTGCTTGCCTGTAAATATAGTGTAGAGAAAGGCTTCAATCCAATGGTGTTTGAAGCTGAAGAATGCGTTGGAGGGATTTGGGCTTGCACGATAGAATCCACCGAACTCCAGAATCCGAAACAAGGTTACCAGTTCTCTGATTTCCCTTGGTCTAGTTCTGTGAAAGAAATATTTCCTAATCATACTAAAGTGATGGAGTATCTTGAATCCTATGCTAGACACTTTGGCATCTATCAATACATTAATTTTAACTCCAAAGTCATCAGCATAGACTATGTTGGAGAGTCTAACGAGGAAATGGAGTCGTGGAGTCTTTGGGGCGGAAAGGGTAAGCCTTTTTGCTCTAAAGGGAAATGGCTTGTAGAAGTTCAGGACACCAAGATATGCTCCAGGAAG GTTTATGAATTTGAGTTTGTTATTCTTTGCATTGGAAAATACAGTGGCCTTCCGAACATTCCAGAATTCCCTCCAAATCAGGGCCCGGAAGTGTTCAATGGTAAGGTTCTGCATTCCATGGACTATTCTGCAATGGATGATGCAAGGGCGAAGAAATTGATAGAAGGGAAGAGGGTTGCAGTTATTGGTTCTCTGAAATCTGCAGTAGACATTGCAGCAGAATGTGCAAACACAAATG GAGCCCAATACCCTTGCCTGATGATTCAAAGAACTGTGCATTGGACTCTCCCTAGCAGCAGTTTATGGGGAATCAATATTGGTTACTTATATGGAAATCGTTTCTCACAAACTTTGGTTCATTCATCTGGCCAAACATTTATGTCCAGTCTTTTGGTTGCCTTGCTCGCTCCGCTG AGATGGGGAATCTCAAAGTTTGCTGAGATCTACACCAGATGGAAACTCCCCCTgaagaagtttaacatgcttcCAGAACACAGCTTTCTCGAGGACCTATTTTCATGTCAGACTTTAAAGCTGCCAGAAAAGTTTTATGACAAAGTTGAGGAAGGAAGCATCATTCTAAAGAAATCCCAAAACTACAGGTTCTGCAGAGAAGGTTTGATTATTGATGGAGAAACTCAAACACTACAAACAGATGTTGTGATTTTCGCCACAGGATACAACAGTGATCAGAAGCTCAGTAACATTTTCAAATCCCTTATCTTCAAGAAATCCGTAATCGGTTCACAAACCTCTGTAGTCCCTCTCTACAG GCATATAATCCACCCCAGAATTCCACAACTGGCAGTAATAGGACAGTTGGGACTGTCAAGTCTAGGTGCTGCTGAGATAAAATGCCAGTGGTTAGCACATTTCCTTGATGGAAATATTGAATTGCCAAGTATCAGGGAGATGGAAAAGGATGTCGTAGTGTGGGAAAATCACATGAAAAAATATTCCGGCAAATACTTCATGAAAGGATGCGCATTATTCACGATATGGTACAACGATCAGATGTGCAAAGATATGGGTTGCAAATCCAGAAGAAAGAATGGGTTTTTTGCAGAGTGGTTTGAACCATATAGTGCAATGGATTATGCAGATCTTAGTC TTTCCAGGCACTCATCAGTAGACTAA
- the LOC119997929 gene encoding uncharacterized protein LOC119997929, which yields MRISLVFFLLLWSHILHGAQGIRLDKGFLPIRNKQIQEEKKSTSIKSSTVNVGALAEDLVLCKGGHCTGKSSKLSTTTTVSTTNTFSKDGGNEANSLKSIVKGKSGNHEEVDENLKAKSPDHQRHYVDIADINEMDYSPVTRKPPIHN from the exons ATGAGGATTTCTTTAGTATTCTTCCTGCTTCTTTGGTCTCATATCCTTCACGGGGCTCAAG GAATTCGATTGGACAAGGGATTTCTTCCAATCAGGAACAAACAAATCCAG GAGGAAAAGAAGAGCACTTCAATCAAATCAAGTACCGTTAATGTTGGCGCTCTTGCAGAGGATCTTGTTCTTTGCAAAGGAGGACATTGTACAG GAAAGAGTAGTAAACTTAGTACCACTACTACTGTCAGCACTACCAACACCTTCTCCAAGGATGGTGGAAATGAAGCAAACTCTCTCAAATCCATAGTGAAAGGAAAATCTGGAAATCATGAAGAAGTTGATGAGAATTTGAAGGCTAAATCTCCTGATCATCAACGACACTATGTGGACATTGCAGACATTAATGAAATGGATTACTCTCCTGTTACAAGAAAACCTCCAATACACAACTAG
- the LOC119996614 gene encoding probable flavin-containing monooxygenase 1 isoform X1: MQKRVAIIGAGVSGLLACKYSVEKGFNPMVFEAEECVGGIWACTIESTELQNPKQGYQFSDFPWSSSVKEIFPNHTKVMEYLESYARHFGIYQYINFNSKVISIDYVGESNEEMESWSLWGGKGKPFCSKGKWLVEVQDTKICSRKVYEFEFVILCIGKYSGLPNIPEFPPNQGPEVFNGKVLHSMDYSAMDDARAKKLIEGKRVAVIGSLKSAVDIAAECANTNGAQYPCLMIQRTVHWTLPSSSLWGINIGYLYGNRFSQTLVHSSGQTFMSSLLVALLAPLRWGISKFAEIYTRWKLPLKKFNMLPEHSFLEDLFSCQTLKLPEKFYDKVEEGSIILKKSQNYRFCREGLIIDGETQTLQTDVVIFATGYNSDQKLSNIFKSLIFKKSVIGSQTSVVPLYRHIIHPRIPQLAVIGQLGLSSLGAAEIKCQWLAHFLDGNIELPSIREMEKDVVVWENHMKKYSGKYFMKGCALFTIWYNDQMCKDMGCKSRRKNGFFAEWFEPYSAMDYADLSLSRHSSVD, translated from the exons ATGCAGAAGCGGGTGGCGATAATCGGAGCAGGTGTAAGTGGTTTGCTTGCCTGTAAATATAGTGTAGAGAAAGGCTTCAATCCAATGGTGTTTGAAGCTGAAGAATGCGTTGGAGGGATTTGGGCTTGCACGATAGAATCCACCGAACTCCAGAATCCGAAACAAGGTTACCAGTTCTCTGATTTCCCTTGGTCTAGTTCTGTGAAAGAAATATTTCCTAATCATACTAAAGTGATGGAGTATCTTGAATCCTATGCTAGACACTTTGGCATCTATCAATACATTAATTTTAACTCCAAAGTCATCAGCATAGACTATGTTGGAGAGTCTAACGAGGAAATGGAGTCGTGGAGTCTTTGGGGCGGAAAGGGTAAGCCTTTTTGCTCTAAAGGGAAATGGCTTGTAGAAGTTCAGGACACCAAGATATGCTCCAGGAAG GTTTATGAATTTGAGTTTGTTATTCTTTGCATTGGAAAATACAGTGGCCTTCCGAACATTCCAGAATTCCCTCCAAATCAGGGCCCGGAAGTGTTCAATGGTAAGGTTCTGCATTCCATGGACTATTCTGCAATGGATGATGCAAGGGCGAAGAAATTGATAGAAGGGAAGAGGGTTGCAGTTATTGGTTCTCTGAAATCTGCAGTAGACATTGCAGCAGAATGTGCAAACACAAATG GAGCCCAATACCCTTGCCTGATGATTCAAAGAACTGTGCATTGGACTCTCCCTAGCAGCAGTTTATGGGGAATCAATATTGGTTACTTATATGGAAATCGTTTCTCACAAACTTTGGTTCATTCATCTGGCCAAACATTTATGTCCAGTCTTTTGGTTGCCTTGCTCGCTCCGCTG AGATGGGGAATCTCAAAGTTTGCTGAGATCTACACCAGATGGAAACTCCCCCTgaagaagtttaacatgcttcCAGAACACAGCTTTCTCGAGGACCTATTTTCATGTCAGACTTTAAAGCTGCCAGAAAAGTTTTATGACAAAGTTGAGGAAGGAAGCATCATTCTAAAGAAATCCCAAAACTACAGGTTCTGCAGAGAAGGTTTGATTATTGATGGAGAAACTCAAACACTACAAACAGATGTTGTGATTTTCGCCACAGGATACAACAGTGATCAGAAGCTCAGTAACATTTTCAAATCCCTTATCTTCAAGAAATCCGTAATCGGTTCACAAACCTCTGTAGTCCCTCTCTACAG GCATATAATCCACCCCAGAATTCCACAACTGGCAGTAATAGGACAGTTGGGACTGTCAAGTCTAGGTGCTGCTGAGATAAAATGCCAGTGGTTAGCACATTTCCTTGATGGAAATATTGAATTGCCAAGTATCAGGGAGATGGAAAAGGATGTCGTAGTGTGGGAAAATCACATGAAAAAATATTCCGGCAAATACTTCATGAAAGGATGCGCATTATTCACGATATGGTACAACGATCAGATGTGCAAAGATATGGGTTGCAAATCCAGAAGAAAGAATGGGTTTTTTGCAGAGTGGTTTGAACCATATAGTGCAATGGATTATGCAGATCTTAGTC TTTCCAGGCACTCATCAGTAGACTAA
- the LOC119996616 gene encoding protein CHLORORESPIRATORY REDUCTION 6, chloroplastic encodes MAPMAATIKPLFPFSLSLKQTISPWISLKPMLDSVPILPISHFSGQRRAQVAVSVAFNPSGNFDLPLLDEDDETKVEPPMPPREGRFDVVIDNDIISRLDLSPFQSATGITSPSSAEPKEYLQRTIGFMINYTREDPRDPRELSEFPDIRLWFVRLDATYPWLPVLLDWRAGELARYAAMLVPHQMNMKMGVVFNPEALELFVMKKVFIVYSWLKEHDIPKPRLKTKDMARMLGFGIGDELFDLIDKET; translated from the exons ATGGCTCCAATGGCAGCCACAATAAAACCATTATTTCCATTTTCACTTTCATTGAAACAAACAATTTCTCCATGGATTTCGTTAAAACCCATGTTGGATTCTGTGCCTATTCTGCCTATTTCACACTTCAGTGGACAAAGAAGAGCACAAGTTGCAGTCTCTGTCGCATTCAATCCTTCAGGGAACTTCGACCTCCCTCTGCTTGATGAAGATG ATGAAACTAAGGTTGAACCTCCAATGCCTCCAAGGGAAGGCCGATTTGATGTTGTTATAGATAATGACATAATCAGTCGCCTTGACTTGTCACCATTTCAATCTGCAACTGGAATTACTTCACCTTCATCAG CGGAGCCAAAAGAGTACCTGCAGCGTACAATTGGGTTTATGATTAACTACACAAGAGAAGATCCGCGTGATCCTCGAGAACTATCTGAATTTCCAGATATAAGACTATGGTTTGTGAGACTTGATGCTACCTATCCATGGCTGCCCGTGTTGTTGGACTGGCGAGCCGGGGAGCTTGCTCGTTATGCAGCAATGTTGGTTCCTCACCAG ATGAATATGAAGATGGGTGTTGTCTTTAATCCCGAGGCACTGGAGTTGTTTGTGATGAAGAAAGTGTTCATTGTGTACTCATGGTTGAAAGAACATGATATACCAAAGCCTAGATTGAAGACAAAAGATATGGCTAGAATGCTTGGATTTGGAATAGGAGATGAGCTTTTTGACTTAATTGACAAGGAAACCTGA